The Halomicronema hongdechloris C2206 genome includes a window with the following:
- a CDS encoding tyrosine-type recombinase/integrase, translated as MPRTPKGEVAIANKEGWIQLRWRHHGKRYYLSLGLRYDPINVEVAKRRASEIRLDMLSNNFDATLGKYRTDPSQQPQIITAVDLFERFIEWKAKRVQARTLEKYYGLVTWLREYFGDGAVGSEDTADDFLQWLMENLEPSTVFERLGLLKAAWDWGIEQELVTANPWSELTIRKSPKQKPRAFSRDEVKRIIQGFRDSPYYCHYADYVQFKFATGCRTGEVNGLRWRHLNEDCTVVWLGEAYSHGEFKDTKTKKPREVKLSASLAEMLRSRMSAGVEGDDLVFPAPEGGPMDAKNFSARGWAKVLAAAGIEYRSAYHTRHTFVSHALASGMNPVEVAAITGHNVKTLYENYAGLIKSHPETPNLF; from the coding sequence ATGCCCAGGACACCTAAAGGCGAAGTTGCGATCGCGAACAAAGAGGGATGGATACAGCTCCGGTGGCGCCACCATGGGAAGCGCTACTACCTCAGCCTTGGGTTACGGTATGACCCGATCAACGTTGAGGTTGCAAAGCGCCGGGCCTCAGAAATTCGGCTGGATATGCTCTCCAATAACTTTGACGCAACGTTGGGGAAATACCGCACAGACCCCAGCCAGCAACCGCAGATCATAACCGCTGTTGACTTGTTCGAGCGGTTCATTGAGTGGAAAGCGAAGCGGGTCCAGGCTCGCACCTTAGAGAAGTACTACGGCCTGGTGACCTGGCTTCGAGAATATTTTGGCGACGGTGCTGTGGGGAGCGAAGACACTGCTGACGACTTCCTGCAATGGCTTATGGAAAACCTAGAGCCGTCCACAGTGTTTGAGCGGTTGGGCCTGCTCAAGGCTGCATGGGATTGGGGCATAGAGCAGGAATTGGTGACGGCTAACCCCTGGTCAGAATTGACAATCCGCAAGTCGCCAAAGCAGAAGCCTAGAGCATTCAGCAGGGATGAGGTCAAACGAATCATTCAAGGGTTCAGGGACTCTCCCTACTATTGCCACTATGCCGACTATGTCCAGTTCAAGTTTGCGACGGGATGCCGAACTGGGGAGGTAAATGGGCTCCGGTGGCGCCACCTGAATGAAGATTGCACCGTGGTCTGGCTTGGTGAAGCCTACAGCCATGGAGAGTTTAAGGACACCAAAACCAAGAAACCCAGGGAAGTGAAGCTGAGTGCTTCCCTGGCTGAGATGTTGCGATCGCGAATGTCTGCAGGCGTCGAGGGCGACGATCTGGTGTTCCCGGCTCCAGAGGGGGGACCGATGGACGCCAAGAATTTCAGTGCTCGGGGATGGGCTAAGGTGCTGGCCGCCGCTGGCATAGAGTATCGGTCGGCCTATCACACCCGCCACACGTTTGTGAGCCATGCCCTAGCGTCTGGCATGAACCCGGTAGAGGTTGCCGCAATCACGGGCCATAACGTCAAAACACTCTACGAAAACTATGCCGGCCTCATCAAAAGTCATCCAGAAACACCGAACCTGTTCTAA
- a CDS encoding ParM/StbA family protein has product MLTATSDPQLSPPSVLPKAADTAPIGADANKVAIAVGAGFAKVFDGGQFYRLRSLVAPQIPLTGAGSATQLRVKITNSPYAGEFAAGENLESATTLESLAHGLKPKWYGPLALAMLAQIAPDDVELFTVTLTASVPTPQMAGELKPLVGLHDVAVNAGRRITINVTGVKPVPESLGTAVAIATDRPVAVLDLGYQNSTISGFDPSSRAMIDSLSLNGGVAELFESIATLANTTGTRPSPEAIRLGVEARTFELWGHSGDSFRDAYLQCFEPWLKGRIHAAKVEGAHIFQKCPVKVIAGGGALLPGVASVAHQLGVALCQEPQEMELKGIYRL; this is encoded by the coding sequence ATGCTTACAGCCACTTCAGACCCCCAACTGTCTCCCCCTAGTGTCCTGCCGAAAGCGGCCGATACCGCCCCAATTGGGGCGGATGCGAACAAGGTTGCGATCGCGGTCGGGGCCGGGTTTGCGAAGGTGTTCGATGGCGGGCAATTCTACCGGCTGCGATCGCTGGTAGCACCCCAAATCCCCCTAACTGGCGCTGGTTCTGCTACTCAGCTACGGGTAAAAATCACGAACAGTCCCTACGCGGGTGAGTTTGCCGCCGGCGAGAATCTCGAGTCGGCCACCACGCTGGAATCGCTAGCCCATGGCCTCAAGCCTAAGTGGTATGGCCCGCTAGCCCTAGCCATGCTGGCTCAAATCGCCCCTGACGATGTGGAGCTTTTTACCGTCACCTTGACCGCGTCTGTGCCTACTCCACAGATGGCAGGTGAGCTAAAGCCTCTGGTGGGACTGCACGATGTCGCCGTCAATGCTGGCCGCCGCATCACCATCAACGTGACTGGTGTTAAGCCGGTGCCTGAGTCCCTGGGGACTGCCGTTGCGATCGCAACCGATCGCCCCGTTGCCGTGTTGGATTTGGGCTATCAGAACAGCACTATCAGCGGCTTTGACCCCAGCAGCCGGGCCATGATCGACAGCCTCAGCCTCAATGGAGGGGTGGCAGAGCTATTCGAATCCATTGCCACTCTGGCCAACACTACCGGCACTCGCCCTAGTCCTGAAGCAATCCGCCTAGGGGTTGAGGCTCGCACGTTTGAGCTGTGGGGGCACTCTGGCGACAGCTTCAGGGATGCCTATCTGCAGTGTTTCGAGCCTTGGCTCAAGGGCCGCATTCACGCGGCCAAGGTCGAAGGGGCTCATATTTTCCAGAAATGCCCAGTGAAGGTGATTGCTGGCGGTGGCGCACTGCTGCCAGGGGTGGCCTCAGTGGCTCACCAGCTGGGAGTGGCCCTCTGCCAGGAGCCCCAAGAAATGGAGCTGAAAGGCATCTATCGCCTATAG
- a CDS encoding tyrosine-type recombinase/integrase has product MNLDAQEPKVEQKGSVLPFPGVRPRLAKAGTSPNKGHEATGRTREYLTPAEIDQLLTAAKRTARNGHRNHMIVLMGYRHGLRVSEIADLRWADVDFQQGTILIRRLKGSHDSTHYLEGDELRGLRRLERENADSPFIFCSSTGAPLASSAISAMIKRTGKGLFRFPIHAHMLRHSCGYYLANKGVDTRTIQAWLGHANIRHTAHYTAMSPTQFKGLWS; this is encoded by the coding sequence ATGAATCTAGACGCCCAAGAACCGAAAGTTGAACAAAAGGGCTCAGTGCTGCCCTTCCCTGGTGTCCGCCCTCGGTTGGCCAAGGCAGGCACCAGTCCTAACAAAGGCCACGAGGCGACGGGGCGGACGCGCGAGTATCTGACCCCGGCTGAAATAGACCAGCTGTTGACGGCGGCTAAGCGCACGGCCCGCAACGGTCACCGCAACCACATGATTGTGCTGATGGGCTATCGGCACGGGCTCAGGGTCTCAGAAATAGCCGATCTGCGCTGGGCTGATGTGGATTTTCAGCAGGGCACTATCTTGATCCGTCGGCTCAAGGGCTCTCACGACTCCACCCATTACCTAGAGGGGGATGAGCTGAGGGGGCTGCGACGGCTGGAACGGGAAAACGCCGACAGTCCTTTTATATTCTGCAGCAGCACCGGGGCTCCCCTGGCCAGCAGTGCGATTTCAGCCATGATCAAGCGCACCGGCAAGGGTCTATTCCGTTTTCCCATCCATGCCCACATGCTTCGCCATAGCTGCGGCTATTACCTGGCGAATAAGGGCGTCGATACCCGCACAATCCAAGCCTGGCTGGGCCACGCCAACATCCGCCATACGGCCCACTACACCGCCATGAGTCCCACCCAGTTTAAGGGGCTCTGGTCTTAA
- a CDS encoding DUF1350 family protein, whose product MDWQEVSGNWLWVPPRPKAIIHFLGGAFVAAAPHLTYQWLLEQLGRQGYAVVATPFVNTFDHATIAKEVAITFEQGWHYLHRQRGLGYLPIYGLGHSMGCKVHLLINSLPLKHSQSTERAGNILMCFNNYPARRSIPLLDQVMQFSPNLAVEFTPSPQQTLEIAAEQYSVRRNLLIKFRRDEIDQTHSLADVLVSRFPELTTVQILPGTHTTPVAQDISWQPGQSYSPLDAIGQFIKQEFYRDLNRLQRAVLLWLDPIGVL is encoded by the coding sequence ATTGACTGGCAGGAAGTCTCTGGCAACTGGTTGTGGGTTCCCCCTCGTCCCAAGGCCATCATTCATTTTTTGGGCGGAGCGTTTGTAGCGGCAGCCCCTCATCTCACCTACCAGTGGCTGCTAGAACAGTTAGGGCGACAAGGATACGCGGTTGTGGCCACGCCGTTTGTCAATACCTTCGACCATGCCACCATCGCCAAAGAAGTCGCGATTACCTTCGAGCAGGGGTGGCATTATCTCCACCGACAACGGGGGCTAGGTTATCTACCGATTTACGGGTTAGGTCACAGTATGGGTTGCAAAGTTCATCTGCTAATCAATAGCCTGCCCCTGAAGCATTCCCAGAGTACCGAGCGGGCTGGCAATATCCTCATGTGTTTCAATAATTATCCGGCTCGGCGGTCTATCCCGCTGCTGGATCAGGTGATGCAGTTTTCTCCCAATCTGGCGGTGGAATTTACCCCATCTCCTCAACAAACCCTGGAGATTGCTGCCGAGCAATACTCCGTGCGCCGCAATCTTCTAATTAAATTTCGCCGGGATGAGATCGATCAAACCCACTCCCTAGCCGATGTGCTGGTGTCTCGGTTCCCTGAGTTAACCACAGTGCAGATTCTACCTGGCACCCATACGACTCCTGTCGCCCAGGACATCTCCTGGCAACCAGGCCAGTCCTACAGCCCATTAGATGCCATTGGCCAATTCATTAAACAGGAGTTCTATCGCGATTTGAATCGATTGCAGAGAGCCGTTTTGCTCTGGCTAGATCCGATAGGGGTCTTGTAG
- a CDS encoding ribbon-helix-helix domain-containing protein: protein MNEALLGDVPTKKPKVSVVMDESLKAALEKWAEKESRTVSNLCELILKGAARDAGYLDASGDDEEGND from the coding sequence ATGAATGAAGCGTTGCTAGGCGATGTGCCAACTAAGAAGCCCAAGGTATCAGTGGTGATGGATGAGTCTCTCAAGGCTGCTTTAGAAAAGTGGGCAGAGAAGGAAAGCCGCACTGTCTCCAACCTTTGCGAGCTGATACTGAAGGGTGCTGCTCGAGACGCTGGATATCTGGACGCTAGTGGCGACGACGAGGAAGGAAATGACTGA
- a CDS encoding M23 family metallopeptidase has translation MVNQWQRRDWSITAICVGLSSLLLAPVLVPSLNDRIAQGLNMVTRVTESADAVGDAIAPDFGEPIQAGEKIAGHPVTSGYGPRKAPCEGCSNQHRGVDLATPSGTTIYAPADKDKRVRVRCWRDGNGGGLVADIESESLPARKFQALHLSRCADGWHRGGQIIAKTGATGNGTGPHLDWRERDASGAHYHPANGPLIWALTGSKPVAPFSELSNTEKTCAIGAAEGTRDDNCDPTSAYYGHRDPGNGARNMGSFSYQHGASTPEEADQKQLARLQQAERDLQKRALEKWGQPLSKPAIAAALDIWNQSPDAGSRLIKHLPTHAPTPEQLVAARIAALNESRRELGGAPMNVPADQRRRVDQLLKHIRDDDR, from the coding sequence TTGGTTAATCAATGGCAAAGAAGGGACTGGTCTATCACGGCTATCTGTGTAGGCCTATCATCCCTGCTGCTGGCTCCGGTGCTGGTCCCCTCCCTCAATGACAGAATCGCCCAGGGGCTCAATATGGTGACCCGGGTCACCGAATCAGCTGACGCGGTGGGTGACGCGATCGCGCCTGATTTCGGTGAGCCCATTCAGGCGGGGGAGAAGATTGCTGGGCATCCCGTCACCAGTGGCTATGGGCCACGCAAGGCACCGTGTGAGGGCTGCAGCAATCAGCACCGTGGCGTAGATCTCGCTACCCCTAGCGGCACCACCATCTACGCTCCAGCGGATAAAGACAAACGGGTCAGAGTGCGATGCTGGCGTGATGGCAATGGCGGAGGATTGGTAGCTGATATCGAGAGCGAGTCGCTGCCAGCCCGCAAATTCCAGGCTCTACACCTCTCCCGCTGCGCCGACGGTTGGCACCGTGGCGGGCAAATCATTGCCAAAACCGGGGCGACCGGGAACGGTACTGGCCCCCATCTAGACTGGCGTGAGCGGGATGCATCCGGAGCGCATTATCACCCTGCCAATGGACCACTGATCTGGGCGCTAACCGGCAGCAAGCCGGTAGCTCCCTTTAGTGAACTCAGTAACACTGAGAAAACCTGTGCCATCGGTGCAGCAGAGGGAACCAGAGATGACAACTGTGACCCCACAAGCGCCTACTACGGCCACAGGGACCCCGGCAATGGTGCCCGTAACATGGGCAGTTTTTCGTATCAACACGGGGCCAGCACTCCAGAGGAAGCCGACCAGAAACAACTAGCGCGACTACAACAGGCTGAACGGGACCTTCAGAAGCGGGCTCTAGAAAAATGGGGGCAGCCACTGTCTAAGCCTGCGATCGCAGCTGCCCTGGATATTTGGAATCAGTCTCCGGATGCCGGGAGTCGCCTGATCAAACACTTGCCAACGCACGCGCCCACACCTGAGCAGCTTGTCGCCGCCCGCATTGCTGCCCTGAATGAATCGCGCAGGGAGTTGGGCGGGGCCCCCATGAATGTCCCCGCTGATCAGAGAAGACGAGTAGATCAGCTACTGAAGCATATAAGAGATGACGATCGATGA
- a CDS encoding GIY-YIG nuclease family protein, giving the protein MMRGCYLLHFRQPLDPSTPNRARHYIGYATDIDKRIKQHRKGRGSRFCAVAHERGIEFDVVCTWPNMGRDFERALKAQKNAPRLCWCCKLQTADPGKHRGVME; this is encoded by the coding sequence ATGATGAGGGGCTGTTACCTGTTGCACTTCAGGCAGCCGCTCGATCCTTCCACACCGAATCGAGCGAGGCATTATATCGGCTACGCAACTGACATCGACAAGCGGATTAAACAACACCGTAAGGGGCGAGGGAGTCGCTTCTGTGCTGTGGCTCATGAGCGCGGTATTGAGTTCGATGTCGTCTGCACCTGGCCAAATATGGGGAGGGATTTTGAGCGAGCACTGAAGGCACAAAAGAACGCACCACGGCTCTGTTGGTGCTGCAAGCTGCAGACCGCTGACCCGGGTAAACACCGGGGCGTAATGGAGTAA
- a CDS encoding TldD/PmbA family protein, whose protein sequence is MTVATSPTQLLRTQEIPHLSYTATRDRFDDTWEAPLATLLGLGRAAGADLVEFFLEHNHFISCLAEDDAITSLSPRLVTGAGVRVFRGKGDCYVSTNDLSFTGLKVALEKGLAILGLSLPGPHAHIPEINLELMRDYAAANQKEGWLQRCSSMQEMGDVLLAANGVLARQASHIQARRATYFRDWQEVLVAASDGTFARDIRLTQSVGFNLLCADGDHRSSISQRQGDSSDPNFLRQWDYETTANGIAESAGKMLYADYVESGNYPIIMANQFGGVIFHEACGHLLETTQIERGTTPFIDKKGEKIAHESLTAWDEGRSPQEFGTLDMDDEGMPTQRTLLIENGVLKNFLSDRAGALRTGHPRTGSGRRQNYTYAAASRMRNTYIAPGDYSLEELFASVDKGIYCKKMGGGSVGPTGQFNFAVDEAYLIENGQITKPLKGATLIGEAKEIMQKISMCSQDLGLAPGFCGSISGSIYVTVGQPHLKVDSITVGGR, encoded by the coding sequence ATGACGGTTGCTACCTCGCCCACTCAGCTGCTGCGCACCCAAGAAATTCCCCATTTAAGTTATACGGCCACGCGCGACCGCTTCGATGATACTTGGGAAGCTCCCTTGGCCACTCTGCTGGGGTTGGGCCGTGCGGCTGGAGCCGACTTAGTCGAGTTTTTCCTAGAGCACAATCACTTTATTAGCTGCCTAGCCGAAGACGATGCCATTACCAGCCTCTCCCCGCGGCTGGTTACCGGTGCTGGGGTGCGCGTCTTTCGGGGTAAGGGCGACTGCTATGTCAGCACCAATGATCTCTCCTTCACTGGGTTGAAAGTGGCCCTGGAAAAGGGGCTAGCAATCTTAGGCCTATCGTTGCCGGGGCCTCACGCCCACATTCCTGAGATCAATTTGGAGTTAATGCGGGACTATGCCGCTGCCAACCAGAAGGAAGGCTGGCTGCAGCGGTGCAGTTCCATGCAAGAGATGGGGGATGTGCTGTTGGCGGCCAATGGTGTCTTGGCCCGGCAGGCGAGCCATATCCAGGCCCGGCGGGCCACGTATTTTCGGGATTGGCAGGAAGTCTTGGTGGCCGCCAGTGATGGCACCTTTGCCCGCGATATTCGCCTGACTCAATCGGTGGGCTTTAATCTGCTCTGTGCCGACGGCGACCACCGCAGCTCTATCAGTCAGCGGCAGGGTGATAGCAGTGATCCCAATTTTCTGCGCCAGTGGGACTACGAAACGACGGCCAATGGGATTGCCGAGTCGGCTGGGAAGATGCTCTATGCCGACTATGTGGAGTCGGGTAACTATCCCATTATCATGGCCAATCAGTTTGGCGGGGTGATTTTCCACGAAGCCTGTGGTCACCTGCTAGAGACGACCCAAATCGAGCGGGGCACCACTCCCTTCATCGATAAGAAAGGGGAGAAAATTGCCCATGAGAGCTTGACGGCTTGGGATGAGGGGCGGTCACCTCAGGAGTTTGGCACCCTAGACATGGATGATGAAGGGATGCCTACCCAGCGCACGCTGTTGATCGAAAACGGCGTCTTGAAGAATTTCCTCAGTGATCGGGCGGGGGCCCTGCGCACTGGCCATCCCCGTACCGGCAGTGGACGGCGGCAAAACTATACCTATGCCGCGGCGTCGCGCATGCGCAACACCTATATTGCCCCGGGCGATTACTCCTTGGAAGAACTCTTTGCCTCGGTGGATAAGGGCATCTATTGCAAGAAAATGGGCGGCGGCAGTGTGGGCCCTACCGGCCAGTTCAACTTTGCCGTCGATGAGGCCTATTTGATTGAAAATGGCCAGATTACCAAACCCCTCAAGGGGGCCACGTTGATTGGGGAGGCCAAGGAGATCATGCAGAAGATTTCCATGTGCTCTCAGGATTTGGGGCTGGCACCGGGGTTCTGCGGCTCGATTAGTGGCAGTATTTATGTCACCGTAGGGCAGCCCCACCTGAAGGTAGACTCGATTACGGTCGGTGGCCGCTAG
- a CDS encoding ParA family protein, which translates to MFLTVSSFEGGVGKTTSTIHLAAFLAGLDGGESVLLVDGDENRSATSWSKRGELPFKVVAVDAAFRHIPKFKHVVIDTGARPSREDLEPLVEGCDLLILPTTPEAMAVDALVQTIDLLKEIGGDHYRVLFTMVHGNPKVQMASMAREALLSSWVEYRRGMAPAAAWKRVSGKQPEA; encoded by the coding sequence ATGTTTTTAACCGTCAGCTCCTTCGAGGGAGGAGTGGGCAAAACCACCAGTACCATCCACTTGGCCGCGTTTCTAGCTGGCCTGGACGGTGGTGAGAGTGTCCTCCTGGTGGATGGGGATGAAAACAGGAGCGCCACCTCCTGGAGTAAGCGCGGTGAGCTGCCGTTTAAGGTGGTGGCCGTGGATGCTGCCTTTAGGCATATCCCAAAGTTTAAGCACGTGGTGATCGACACCGGCGCGCGGCCATCGCGGGAGGACTTGGAGCCACTGGTGGAAGGGTGCGACCTGCTGATACTGCCTACCACTCCTGAGGCCATGGCCGTGGATGCGCTGGTCCAAACGATTGATCTCCTCAAAGAGATTGGCGGTGATCACTATCGGGTTCTGTTCACGATGGTCCATGGCAATCCCAAGGTACAGATGGCCAGCATGGCGCGGGAGGCCTTACTCAGCTCATGGGTGGAATACCGGCGCGGGATGGCTCCAGCTGCAGCATGGAAGCGGGTAAGCGGTAAACAGCCTGAGGCTTGA
- a CDS encoding DNA primase family protein, with translation MRPDNRHWTDGQESPKYCSPRGDIDRQALWVPPGATLSDLAAVTEGWKDAAIATIRTGRPVGAIAGVSHIAKTLPAGVGVTTVFDSDGLTNANVMQALIRGGLHLGGKITLIPRDIGEKCGATEFFGSGRTQSDFDQLLAGARNPRAFFLQWLGYLSDAPLPKNCDTLTALYQRLWRIAWHLDRDCHELRSRVEAFIQAHSRANGVKLNKPDVRAIRSAATKPLWERESQRQLAERRAAATTQTDSSWTVKRCFDDAITLTPDGVRLPPTGKLAALMEQSWSKHLKWRLDFSSFYAYGRTTPGLWERVSDREVKELVQRELDAAGTDGEYGLTVVDNTVALLSQRVSVRQLPQAHGYIPFRNGVLRVSDRTLLEHSPDYGFTWQLPYDYIPGAECGPVVDWLGWAVNGDKTVVQLIRACLKAMILGRTDFQRYLEIVGPGGTGKGVLIRLIQALLGRSNTVSTSLSRIANSRFETGRFMGKRLIFIPDADYNPTAVDTLKQLTGEDFIPWERKNENSDYCDGFTLEGWVMVATNREIVASDHTNALFRRRIPIYFNHVVPDGERRDLISFCPDGSLRGEFADLLPGVFNWVLDMPDKLMERYIKNPREYVRSMGEFQAETLLETNSVAAWVDENVVYQPGEFAKIGGKNNPADSCLYPNYVAWCEATGSKTVGLRTFVKDFKNLFCNELGLDVSKRRDRNRGSGFDNIRLRICGGDGEPREDEPCTVERALGGSTQNDTNGDGDGISLSKQDLKQLLNLYSDDPPVFESELQRLSGLQRDHLYQELPELRPMAGEVNGHVR, from the coding sequence TTGCGACCTGATAACCGCCACTGGACGGATGGGCAGGAATCGCCAAAATATTGCAGCCCGCGCGGCGATATTGACCGGCAGGCACTGTGGGTGCCACCCGGTGCAACGCTTAGCGACCTGGCCGCCGTCACCGAGGGGTGGAAGGACGCGGCGATCGCCACCATCCGCACCGGGCGGCCCGTTGGTGCAATTGCGGGGGTTTCCCATATCGCCAAAACGCTGCCTGCAGGTGTTGGGGTAACAACCGTTTTTGACAGCGATGGCCTGACCAACGCCAACGTCATGCAGGCCCTGATCAGGGGGGGGCTGCACCTGGGCGGCAAAATTACGCTCATCCCTCGGGATATTGGGGAGAAATGTGGGGCCACTGAATTTTTTGGCAGTGGCCGGACACAGTCTGATTTTGACCAATTGTTGGCGGGCGCGCGAAACCCCCGAGCGTTTTTCCTGCAATGGTTGGGGTATCTCAGCGATGCTCCCCTGCCCAAAAACTGCGACACGCTGACGGCCCTGTATCAGCGGCTGTGGCGGATCGCCTGGCATCTCGACAGAGACTGCCATGAACTGCGGAGTCGGGTTGAGGCGTTCATCCAGGCCCATTCTCGGGCCAATGGCGTCAAATTGAATAAACCCGATGTGCGAGCCATTCGCAGTGCGGCCACAAAACCACTCTGGGAGCGGGAATCGCAACGGCAACTGGCAGAGCGCAGGGCGGCGGCGACAACTCAAACAGATTCATCCTGGACTGTCAAACGCTGTTTCGATGATGCGATCACCCTCACCCCCGACGGGGTCCGACTGCCTCCAACGGGCAAATTGGCGGCCCTGATGGAGCAGAGCTGGTCGAAACATTTGAAATGGCGGCTCGATTTTTCCAGTTTTTATGCATACGGCAGGACGACACCTGGGCTGTGGGAGCGGGTCAGCGATCGCGAGGTGAAGGAACTCGTGCAGCGGGAGCTAGATGCTGCTGGAACTGATGGGGAATATGGTTTGACCGTGGTTGATAATACTGTGGCCCTGTTGAGCCAACGGGTCTCGGTGCGGCAGCTGCCACAGGCCCACGGCTACATTCCATTCCGCAATGGGGTGTTGCGGGTTTCGGACAGGACCCTGCTGGAGCACAGTCCTGACTACGGGTTCACCTGGCAATTGCCCTATGATTACATCCCCGGGGCAGAGTGTGGCCCGGTTGTGGACTGGCTGGGGTGGGCGGTGAACGGAGACAAAACAGTTGTCCAACTCATTCGCGCCTGTCTCAAAGCGATGATTTTGGGACGTACAGATTTTCAGCGTTATCTCGAAATCGTTGGGCCTGGTGGAACAGGGAAGGGCGTGTTAATTCGTCTAATTCAGGCCCTGCTGGGGAGGTCGAACACCGTCAGTACCTCTCTATCACGCATCGCCAACAGTAGGTTTGAGACAGGGCGATTCATGGGGAAACGATTGATTTTCATCCCTGATGCGGACTACAACCCCACGGCCGTCGACACGCTCAAACAATTGACCGGTGAGGATTTTATTCCGTGGGAGCGCAAAAACGAGAACTCTGATTATTGCGATGGGTTCACCCTGGAGGGGTGGGTGATGGTGGCGACCAACAGGGAAATTGTTGCCAGCGATCATACGAATGCACTATTCCGGAGGCGAATTCCAATCTATTTCAACCACGTGGTTCCTGATGGCGAGCGGCGGGATCTAATTAGTTTTTGCCCCGATGGCAGTCTACGAGGCGAGTTTGCCGACCTCCTGCCGGGGGTGTTCAACTGGGTGCTCGACATGCCGGATAAATTGATGGAACGGTATATCAAAAACCCGCGAGAGTACGTGCGCTCGATGGGTGAGTTCCAGGCCGAGACATTACTCGAAACCAACAGTGTGGCGGCATGGGTGGACGAAAATGTTGTTTATCAACCGGGCGAATTTGCAAAAATCGGTGGCAAAAACAACCCCGCAGACAGCTGTCTATACCCGAACTATGTGGCATGGTGCGAGGCTACGGGCAGCAAGACCGTGGGTCTCAGGACATTTGTGAAAGACTTCAAAAATTTGTTTTGTAATGAATTGGGGTTGGATGTCTCGAAACGGCGCGATCGGAACCGAGGCTCTGGGTTTGACAATATTCGCCTGCGGATTTGTGGGGGCGATGGGGAGCCCCGAGAGGATGAGCCCTGCACGGTTGAGCGGGCATTGGGCGGCTCAACCCAAAACGATACCAACGGTGATGGCGATGGCATTTCATTGTCGAAACAGGATTTAAAACAACTTCTAAACCTCTATTCTGATGACCCACCAGTTTTTGAATCCGAGCTGCAGCGATTGTCAGGGCTGCAACGGGATCATCTCTACCAGGAGTTGCCTGAACTCAGGCCCATGGCGGGGGAGGTGAATGGGCATGTTAGGTGA
- a CDS encoding helix-turn-helix domain-containing protein codes for MQMTLLTTDEACELLRCKPDSLKTLRDSWIHGVHYVKRGRGPTAPVLYNRELILDWLVNQDAPETHQAAIEHFRRSLPSGQKRTISRKPKG; via the coding sequence ATGCAGATGACCCTGCTGACCACTGATGAGGCGTGTGAACTCCTGCGCTGTAAGCCAGACTCCCTTAAGACCCTGCGCGATAGCTGGATTCACGGCGTCCACTACGTTAAACGCGGTCGCGGCCCCACGGCCCCAGTGCTCTACAACCGAGAATTGATTCTCGACTGGCTGGTCAACCAGGATGCTCCCGAAACCCACCAGGCTGCAATCGAACACTTCAGACGCAGCCTGCCCAGTGGCCAAAAACGAACCATTTCACGAAAACCGAAAGGCTGA